In Rhizobium jaguaris, a single window of DNA contains:
- a CDS encoding DUF1127 domain-containing protein, whose protein sequence is MKTNNRIIEFFELRKAYRELAQLSDSALKDIGLARGDIKRAVYGR, encoded by the coding sequence ATGAAAACGAACAACAGGATCATTGAGTTTTTTGAACTTCGCAAGGCCTATCGCGAACTCGCACAGCTCAGCGACTCCGCGCTGAAGGACATCGGTCTCGCCCGCGGCGATATCAAGCGAGCAGTATACGGTCGCTAA
- a CDS encoding Orn/Lys/Arg decarboxylase N-terminal domain-containing protein produces MDYFRRFNFLFATPAFDSDDLEGARYNQIVEEIERSGFEVVRARNLEDAEIAVQTDAAIGCMLVDWGKKGLEGKTASLINLMRRRGLEFPIILLIRRKRFEDVPVEVLDFIDGYVFLSEETPAFIAKSLISRLKQYAETLKTPFFGALVDYAEEGNHLWTCPGHNGGIFYSRSPIGRVFMEHLGEAVFRDDLDNSVLDLGDLLTHEGPALAAQKEAAKIFGAEKTYFVLNGTSTSNKVALSALVTDGDLVLFDRNNHKAAHHGALMISGGIPVYLPTIRNLHGLIGPIDFAAMDEEALRERIRTHPLVKDPEAYKKPRPFRVAVVEQCTYDGTIHNAEMILKRIGHLCDYILFDEAWAGFMKFHPLYAGRFAMGLADLGPDAPGIVATQSTHKQLASFSQASQIHMKDRHITGQKRRVEHRRFNESFMQHASTSPFYPLFASLDVGAQMMKGRSGEVLWDDTIRLGIELRKKIRAVRREFEEKEHRPERRWFFEPFVPDRVAIPDVSSPGAVHEVLWESVSTDQLATNPAFWHLTPDATWHGFSGMEQGFAMTDPNKLTLLTPGFDRKSGKYTEHGIPAPIVAQYLRENRIVAEKNDLNSLLFLLTPGVEASKAGTLISGLVAFKKLHDDNALLEEAIPEFYRRRPGRYGGVRLRDLCAEMHNFFRQADVSALQTKQFSADHLPPMAMSPHDAARCLVRNDVDYLPIDAIAGRIATTPFVVYPPGIATIVPGERLSERAKPMIDYLKMFETCFNTFPGFEVEIQGIYREIDASGRIRLYTYVVAE; encoded by the coding sequence ATGGATTATTTCAGACGTTTCAACTTTCTGTTCGCAACGCCGGCTTTCGACAGCGACGACCTGGAGGGCGCCCGCTACAACCAGATCGTCGAGGAGATCGAGCGCTCGGGCTTTGAGGTAGTGCGGGCGCGCAATCTCGAAGATGCAGAGATAGCCGTGCAGACAGACGCCGCCATCGGCTGCATGCTCGTCGACTGGGGCAAAAAGGGGCTCGAGGGCAAAACGGCTTCCCTCATCAATCTGATGCGTCGGCGCGGTCTCGAATTCCCGATCATCCTGCTGATCCGCCGTAAGCGCTTCGAGGATGTGCCGGTGGAGGTGCTCGATTTCATCGACGGCTATGTCTTCCTGTCGGAAGAAACGCCCGCCTTCATCGCCAAGAGCCTCATCAGCCGGCTCAAGCAATATGCCGAGACGTTGAAGACGCCGTTCTTCGGTGCGCTGGTCGATTATGCCGAAGAAGGCAACCACCTTTGGACCTGCCCTGGGCACAATGGCGGCATCTTCTACAGCCGCAGCCCTATCGGTCGAGTATTCATGGAGCATCTCGGCGAAGCGGTGTTTCGCGACGATCTCGACAATTCCGTGCTCGACCTCGGCGACCTTCTGACCCACGAAGGACCGGCGCTGGCCGCACAGAAGGAAGCCGCCAAAATTTTCGGCGCCGAGAAGACCTATTTCGTGCTGAACGGCACCTCCACCTCCAATAAGGTCGCCCTCTCCGCCCTCGTCACCGATGGCGATCTCGTGCTGTTCGACCGTAACAATCATAAGGCCGCTCATCACGGCGCGTTGATGATTTCCGGCGGCATTCCGGTTTACCTGCCGACTATACGCAACCTCCATGGCTTGATCGGTCCCATCGATTTTGCGGCTATGGACGAAGAGGCGCTCAGAGAGCGCATCCGCACCCATCCGCTGGTGAAAGACCCCGAGGCCTACAAAAAGCCTCGTCCATTCCGCGTCGCGGTGGTGGAGCAGTGCACCTACGACGGCACCATTCACAATGCCGAGATGATCCTCAAGCGTATCGGACATTTGTGCGATTACATCCTCTTCGACGAGGCCTGGGCCGGCTTCATGAAGTTTCATCCGCTCTATGCCGGACGTTTTGCCATGGGTCTTGCCGATCTCGGCCCGGATGCGCCAGGCATCGTCGCCACTCAATCCACCCATAAGCAGCTTGCAAGCTTCTCGCAGGCCTCGCAGATCCACATGAAGGACCGGCATATCACCGGCCAGAAGCGCCGTGTGGAGCACCGGCGGTTCAACGAAAGCTTCATGCAGCACGCGTCGACCTCACCCTTCTACCCGCTGTTTGCCTCGCTTGACGTGGGCGCGCAGATGATGAAGGGCCGCTCGGGCGAAGTGCTGTGGGACGATACGATCCGTCTCGGTATCGAGCTGCGTAAGAAGATCCGTGCGGTGCGCCGCGAATTCGAGGAAAAGGAGCATCGCCCCGAGCGCCGCTGGTTCTTCGAGCCCTTCGTGCCAGACCGGGTGGCAATCCCGGATGTGTCGAGCCCCGGCGCGGTGCATGAGGTGCTTTGGGAAAGTGTCTCTACCGACCAGCTCGCCACCAATCCCGCCTTCTGGCACCTGACGCCGGACGCTACATGGCATGGCTTTTCAGGGATGGAGCAGGGCTTCGCCATGACCGATCCGAACAAGCTCACCCTGCTCACCCCCGGCTTCGACCGGAAAAGCGGAAAATACACCGAGCACGGCATACCGGCGCCCATAGTCGCGCAATATCTGCGGGAAAACCGCATAGTCGCGGAGAAGAACGACCTCAATTCGCTGCTCTTCTTGCTCACGCCTGGTGTAGAGGCCAGCAAAGCCGGTACCCTGATCAGCGGCCTCGTCGCCTTCAAAAAACTCCATGACGACAATGCTCTGCTGGAGGAGGCGATCCCGGAATTCTATCGACGCCGTCCGGGCCGCTATGGCGGAGTACGCCTGCGCGATCTGTGCGCGGAAATGCACAACTTCTTCCGCCAGGCCGATGTCAGCGCGCTTCAGACAAAACAGTTTTCTGCTGACCACTTACCCCCGATGGCCATGTCGCCCCATGATGCCGCGCGCTGCCTGGTTCGCAACGATGTCGACTATCTGCCGATCGACGCCATTGCCGGCCGCATCGCAACCACGCCGTTTGTAGTTTATCCTCCCGGTATTGCGACTATCGTGCCAGGCGAGCGCCTGAGCGAAAGGGCTAAGCCCATGATCGACTATCTCAAGATGTTTGAAACCTGCTTCAACACCTTCCCCGGCTTTGAGGTGGAGATTCAGGGGATCTATCGCGAGATCGATGCATCCGGCCGCATCCGGCTTTATACCTACGTCGTTGCGGAATAG
- a CDS encoding NAD(P)H-dependent oxidoreductase produces the protein MPRHILIIEAHPDGHDRHLCGALADAYATGATNAGFTLRRLDIAKLDFPLLRSREEFENGMVPEALAAAAEAIQWAEHIVVIFPLWLGTMPAMLKAFLEQVFRPGVAFQYRDRGFAKRLLAGCSARLIVTMGMPTPVYRFWFGGHGVNGLRRSILNFAGVRPVRQTFFGMVEQVDEAARKRWLTKVEALGRRGL, from the coding sequence TTGCCGCGGCACATACTGATCATAGAAGCGCATCCGGACGGTCATGATCGCCATCTGTGTGGCGCGCTTGCGGATGCATACGCGACAGGTGCGACAAATGCAGGCTTTACGCTGCGCAGGCTGGATATCGCCAAGCTGGATTTCCCGTTGCTTCGCTCGCGCGAAGAGTTTGAAAACGGTATGGTTCCCGAAGCACTTGCCGCTGCGGCCGAAGCTATCCAATGGGCCGAACATATCGTTGTCATCTTTCCGCTTTGGCTCGGCACCATGCCGGCAATGCTGAAGGCCTTCCTGGAGCAGGTATTTCGGCCAGGCGTCGCTTTTCAATATCGCGACCGCGGTTTTGCGAAGAGGCTGCTTGCCGGCTGCTCGGCCCGGCTGATTGTCACGATGGGAATGCCAACACCCGTCTATCGATTTTGGTTCGGGGGTCATGGGGTCAACGGCCTGAGACGCAGCATCCTGAATTTTGCCGGAGTTCGGCCCGTGCGGCAGACCTTTTTCGGAATGGTCGAGCAGGTGGACGAGGCGGCGCGAAAGCGTTGGCTTACGAAGGTCGAAGCTCTTGGCCGTCGCGGACTATAG
- the bioD gene encoding dethiobiotin synthase, with amino-acid sequence MTARFVVTGTDTGIGKTVFAAALTGALNARYWKPVQSGLEDETDSEAVVRLSRLPAAHILPEAYRLSAPLSPHLSARLDGVEIDPARLEPPACTGPLVIEGAGGLLVPLTKNTVFADVFARWRIPVILCARTSLGTINHTLLSIEALRSRDIPLCGVAFLGAENADTQATIAAIGQVKVLGRLPLLESLTSETLRRAFRENFDIEFLMEARA; translated from the coding sequence ATGACCGCCCGTTTCGTGGTAACCGGCACGGATACCGGCATCGGCAAGACCGTGTTTGCCGCAGCGCTGACGGGCGCGCTCAACGCCCGATATTGGAAACCCGTGCAATCCGGACTGGAAGATGAGACGGACAGCGAAGCCGTTGTCCGACTGAGCCGGCTGCCCGCAGCGCATATCCTGCCGGAAGCCTATCGCCTCTCCGCCCCGCTCTCACCGCATCTTTCGGCACGACTCGACGGCGTGGAAATCGACCCGGCCCGGCTTGAGCCGCCAGCCTGCACCGGTCCGCTGGTAATCGAGGGAGCCGGCGGCCTACTGGTCCCGCTCACGAAAAACACGGTCTTTGCCGATGTCTTCGCCCGGTGGCGTATTCCCGTCATTCTCTGCGCCCGAACGTCGCTCGGCACCATCAATCACACGCTACTGTCCATCGAGGCGCTGCGCAGCCGCGACATTCCCCTCTGCGGCGTGGCTTTTCTCGGCGCGGAAAATGCCGACACCCAGGCGACCATCGCCGCCATCGGGCAAGTGAAGGTGTTGGGCCGGCTGCCCCTGCTGGAAAGCCTGACGAGTGAAACTCTGCGCCGCGCCTTCCGCGAAAATTTCGACATTGAGTTCCTGATGGAGGCACGCGCGTGA
- a CDS encoding type II toxin-antitoxin system VapB family antitoxin, which translates to MPINVNNPEADALTRKFAEMAGVGITDAIVIAMREAIERRTRAETPLQTAARLRKKHGVAMNDDARKPLPREAFDDMWDDA; encoded by the coding sequence ATGCCCATCAATGTCAACAATCCGGAGGCCGACGCGTTGACGCGCAAGTTTGCCGAAATGGCTGGCGTCGGCATCACCGACGCCATCGTCATAGCTATGCGCGAGGCGATCGAGCGTCGCACTCGCGCGGAGACGCCGTTGCAGACTGCCGCACGCTTGCGAAAAAAGCATGGGGTCGCGATGAACGACGATGCCCGCAAGCCTCTTCCCCGTGAAGCCTTCGATGACATGTGGGATGATGCGTGA
- a CDS encoding GNAT family N-acetyltransferase: protein MEQNKTIFIRPSRETDVDAMLAIYRRHIRRGVEDGVDDNDTPQPDDLRERRKNLKSRRFPHVVAIEGEKVVGYAYVVLFRKRPAYRYTVKHSIYVHHDHVGQGVGSLLMRALIDTCAAAGFRQMIGYIDADNAASLALHERFGFARVGLLPGVAYRYGRWADTVMVQRSLAAGSTTPPPPLPLSTR from the coding sequence ATGGAGCAGAACAAAACGATCTTCATTCGTCCGTCTCGCGAGACGGACGTCGATGCTATGCTTGCCATCTATCGCCGCCACATTCGCCGCGGCGTCGAGGACGGGGTGGACGATAACGACACGCCGCAACCGGATGATCTGCGGGAACGGCGCAAAAATTTGAAGAGCCGCCGGTTTCCGCATGTGGTCGCGATCGAAGGCGAAAAAGTGGTGGGCTATGCCTATGTGGTTCTGTTCCGCAAACGCCCGGCCTATCGCTACACCGTCAAGCATTCGATCTATGTGCATCATGACCATGTCGGCCAGGGTGTCGGGAGCCTCCTCATGCGGGCGTTGATCGACACCTGTGCCGCCGCCGGCTTTCGGCAGATGATCGGCTATATCGACGCCGATAACGCTGCTTCGCTCGCCCTGCATGAACGGTTCGGTTTTGCCCGTGTCGGCCTGTTGCCGGGAGTTGCCTATCGTTACGGCCGTTGGGCCGACACCGTCATGGTGCAGCGTTCACTTGCCGCCGGCTCGACCACCCCACCGCCGCCACTGCCCCTCTCCACCCGCTGA
- the bioB gene encoding biotin synthase BioB, which produces MTQISECSTLYPSRSPAITLGEAKTIYNLPFNDLLFRAQTIHRAHFDPNAVQMSRLLSIKTGGCAEDCGYCSQSAHYPTGLKASKLMEVERVLTEARKAKDAGATRYCMGAAWRSPKDRDMDTLVAMVEGVKALGMETCMTLGMLTETQAGELAEAGLDYYNHNIDTSERFYSEIITTRSFADRLDTLETVRMAGIKVCAGGILGMGETVDDRISMLLTLANLPVPPESVPINQLIPIPGSKLADAEPIDAIDFVRTIALARILMPTSHLRLSAGRTEMSDEMQALCFFAGANSIFVGDTLLTADNPGDDHDTALFRRLGLSPMPLEPAV; this is translated from the coding sequence ATCACCCAAATTTCGGAATGTTCGACACTTTATCCATCACGATCGCCCGCCATCACCCTCGGTGAAGCAAAAACTATCTATAATTTGCCATTTAACGATCTGCTCTTCCGGGCTCAGACCATCCACCGCGCGCATTTCGACCCCAACGCCGTACAGATGAGCCGACTTCTGTCGATCAAGACAGGCGGATGCGCCGAAGATTGCGGGTATTGCAGCCAGTCCGCCCACTATCCGACCGGCCTGAAGGCCTCGAAGCTGATGGAAGTCGAACGCGTTCTCACTGAGGCGCGCAAAGCCAAGGATGCGGGCGCGACTCGCTACTGCATGGGGGCGGCGTGGCGCAGCCCGAAGGACCGCGATATGGACACTCTGGTCGCCATGGTCGAGGGCGTGAAGGCGCTCGGCATGGAAACCTGCATGACGCTCGGCATGCTGACGGAGACTCAGGCAGGCGAACTCGCGGAAGCCGGCCTCGACTACTACAACCACAACATCGACACCTCCGAGCGCTTCTATTCCGAAATCATCACCACCCGAAGCTTCGCGGACCGGCTCGATACGCTGGAAACCGTACGTATGGCCGGCATCAAGGTGTGTGCCGGCGGAATTCTGGGCATGGGCGAGACGGTCGACGACCGGATCTCGATGCTGCTGACGCTGGCGAACCTGCCTGTGCCGCCGGAAAGCGTGCCGATCAACCAACTCATCCCCATTCCCGGTTCGAAGCTGGCGGACGCTGAACCTATCGATGCGATCGATTTCGTCCGCACGATCGCACTGGCGCGCATCCTGATGCCGACCTCGCATCTGCGCCTTTCGGCCGGACGCACCGAAATGAGCGACGAGATGCAGGCGCTCTGTTTCTTCGCGGGCGCCAACTCCATCTTCGTCGGCGACACGCTGCTGACGGCGGACAATCCCGGCGACGATCACGACACCGCGCTCTTCCGCCGCCTCGGCCTTTCTCCCATGCCGCTGGAGCCGGCGGTGTGA
- a CDS encoding type II toxin-antitoxin system VapC family toxin, protein MFVDACAIIALLSDEPEAARVSDAISSARHPFTSPVAILETVLGLARPDKFNLPVPAVETIVVEFLDVREIEVRDLPPASETTRLALVAAHRYRSGRHGLNLGDCLHYACAKFHGVPILATADEFRSTDLETVS, encoded by the coding sequence ATGTTCGTCGATGCCTGCGCAATCATCGCGCTTCTCTCTGATGAGCCGGAGGCGGCACGCGTCTCCGACGCCATTTCTTCGGCCAGACATCCGTTTACATCTCCCGTCGCCATTCTCGAAACCGTCCTCGGCCTTGCACGGCCCGACAAGTTCAATCTTCCAGTGCCTGCAGTCGAAACAATTGTGGTGGAATTCCTTGATGTGCGGGAAATCGAGGTTCGCGATCTTCCCCCGGCCTCCGAGACGACGCGGCTCGCCCTTGTCGCCGCGCACCGTTATCGCAGCGGCCGCCATGGCCTGAACCTCGGCGATTGCCTGCATTATGCCTGCGCCAAATTCCATGGCGTGCCGATCCTCGCCACGGCGGACGAGTTTAGGTCGACCGATCTCGAAACCGTTTCCTGA
- the mgtA gene encoding magnesium-translocating P-type ATPase: MDNPAKNVALEHRVADFPTPYWAKSIAVLFTEYKSQSSGLSTAEATGRLQIYGSNTLRVGGRANVLRLLLKQFLSPLVLILIFAAIVAAGVGEIHDAVIIGCIVGASCLLGFSQEFSASRAIESLRRGISLTAAVIRDGKEQTIPADRIVPGDIIKLSAGSLVPADAVLLSTQDLNVTEAALTGETFPVAKAPGISKPDTPIDGRLNCVFTGTSVRSGIATALAVKTGNNTEFAAIAGAITREIPETDFARGIRRFGYLMTRIMLVIVFVVFIANLLLHRPLIDSLLFSLALAVGLTPELLPAIISVTLARGARVMARQGVIIRRLEAMENLGSMDMLCTDKTGTLTEGTIRLDKCVDVQGQPSDQVRLLAILNAGLQAGLKNPLDDAILAEKKETVLSAYRKLGEIPYDFARKRLSVVVAQQDGAQLICKGAVTTLLDICTTAKAGSVAKPIDAQLRAEIDGRYQRWSEDGIRVIAVATGSFDQQKTPLDKSDETALCLEGFLLFLDPPKAGVKEVLGGLRKRGIGIKIISGDNRYVVAHLAKLVGLKDARVLSGRDIASMSNDALFAKATKTDLFAEIDPNQKERIIKALRRANHVVGYMGDGINDAPALHEADVGISVDSAVDVAREAADVILLRRDLDVLMRGVDDGRRTFANTLKYISIATSANFGNMISMAIASLLLPFLPLLAKQILLNNLLADIPSMTIATDRVDPAEVQRPKRWNIAGIQRFMLCFGPISSLFDFVTFGFLLFAGVGVDAFRTGWFVESLTSQIATMLIVRTVFSSWKSRPSGLLVATTAPIGLVGISLPYLPFAETFGFVPLPFSVLGALLSITVAFAVALEMAKSWFFRHERKHSSFHRKKLR; the protein is encoded by the coding sequence ATGGACAATCCAGCCAAGAATGTCGCGCTAGAGCATCGTGTCGCAGATTTCCCCACTCCTTACTGGGCAAAATCCATCGCGGTGCTGTTTACCGAATATAAATCGCAGTCGTCTGGCCTGTCCACGGCGGAAGCGACGGGCCGGTTGCAAATCTACGGTTCGAACACACTCAGGGTCGGCGGTCGAGCGAATGTGTTGCGCCTCCTGCTGAAGCAGTTTCTCAGCCCGCTGGTCTTAATTCTCATTTTCGCGGCTATCGTCGCTGCAGGCGTTGGCGAAATACATGACGCCGTGATCATCGGCTGTATCGTCGGCGCAAGCTGCCTGCTGGGATTCTCGCAGGAATTCTCTGCCTCGCGTGCCATCGAATCGCTTCGACGCGGCATTTCGCTAACCGCTGCCGTCATCCGCGACGGGAAGGAACAGACAATCCCGGCTGATCGGATCGTGCCCGGTGACATCATCAAACTGTCTGCGGGGAGTCTGGTGCCCGCCGATGCGGTTCTTCTATCCACCCAGGACCTCAATGTGACGGAGGCGGCGCTGACCGGCGAGACGTTTCCCGTCGCCAAAGCGCCGGGCATATCCAAGCCCGACACGCCGATCGACGGTCGCTTGAACTGTGTCTTCACCGGAACTTCGGTGCGAAGCGGCATCGCAACCGCGCTTGCGGTCAAGACAGGCAACAACACGGAGTTCGCCGCTATCGCGGGCGCCATCACCCGCGAAATTCCCGAAACGGACTTTGCGCGCGGTATTCGCCGCTTCGGCTATCTGATGACCAGAATTATGCTGGTCATCGTATTCGTCGTTTTCATCGCTAACCTACTGCTCCACCGTCCGCTTATCGACTCACTGCTGTTTTCGCTTGCACTCGCTGTCGGGCTGACGCCCGAGCTGTTGCCCGCCATCATCAGTGTGACGCTGGCGCGCGGCGCCCGTGTCATGGCGCGGCAGGGTGTCATTATCCGCCGTCTGGAGGCCATGGAAAATCTGGGCAGCATGGATATGCTCTGCACGGACAAGACCGGAACGCTGACGGAGGGGACGATCCGCCTCGACAAATGTGTTGACGTGCAGGGTCAGCCTTCCGACCAGGTAAGATTGCTGGCCATCCTCAACGCCGGCCTGCAGGCGGGTCTCAAGAATCCGCTCGACGATGCCATTCTGGCCGAAAAAAAAGAAACCGTGCTTTCAGCTTATCGGAAGCTGGGTGAGATTCCTTATGATTTCGCCCGAAAGCGGCTTTCGGTCGTCGTCGCTCAGCAGGATGGCGCCCAACTGATCTGCAAGGGCGCGGTCACTACTCTTTTGGACATTTGCACGACGGCGAAAGCAGGCAGCGTCGCCAAACCGATCGATGCCCAGTTGCGCGCCGAAATCGACGGACGCTACCAGCGATGGAGCGAGGACGGAATTCGCGTCATAGCGGTGGCGACAGGCTCATTTGATCAGCAAAAGACGCCACTCGACAAAAGCGACGAAACCGCCCTTTGCCTGGAAGGCTTCCTCCTGTTTCTTGATCCTCCCAAGGCTGGCGTGAAGGAGGTTCTTGGGGGGCTACGCAAGCGCGGGATCGGCATCAAGATCATCTCGGGGGACAATCGCTATGTCGTCGCGCATCTGGCGAAGTTGGTCGGTCTGAAAGACGCGCGCGTGCTGAGTGGCCGCGACATCGCGTCCATGAGCAATGATGCGCTTTTCGCCAAAGCCACGAAGACGGACCTGTTCGCTGAAATCGATCCCAATCAAAAAGAGCGGATTATCAAGGCCTTGCGCAGGGCTAACCATGTCGTCGGCTATATGGGCGACGGTATCAATGATGCTCCCGCTCTGCATGAAGCCGATGTGGGCATCTCGGTCGATAGCGCCGTCGATGTTGCGCGGGAAGCGGCCGACGTCATCCTGCTGCGCCGCGACCTCGATGTCCTGATGCGTGGCGTCGACGACGGACGACGGACGTTTGCAAATACGCTGAAATATATATCGATCGCCACCAGCGCCAATTTCGGCAACATGATCAGCATGGCGATAGCCTCGCTCCTGCTGCCCTTCCTGCCACTGCTTGCCAAACAGATCCTGCTCAACAATCTTCTGGCGGACATCCCGTCGATGACGATCGCCACCGACAGGGTCGATCCTGCCGAGGTGCAGCGGCCGAAGCGCTGGAACATCGCCGGCATTCAACGCTTCATGCTGTGTTTCGGGCCGATCAGCTCCCTCTTCGATTTCGTGACCTTCGGTTTCCTTCTCTTCGCCGGAGTGGGCGTCGATGCGTTCCGGACGGGATGGTTCGTTGAATCGCTGACATCTCAGATCGCAACGATGCTGATCGTCCGCACGGTCTTTTCGAGTTGGAAGAGCAGGCCGAGCGGCCTGCTTGTCGCAACGACAGCCCCCATCGGTCTCGTCGGCATCAGCCTGCCATATCTGCCCTTCGCGGAGACCTTCGGTTTCGTGCCTCTGCCTTTCAGCGTGCTGGGCGCTCTGCTCTCCATAACCGTCGCTTTCGCGGTCGCGCTGGAGATGGCAAAGAGCTGGTTCTTCCGGCATGAGCGAAAACATTCCTCGTTCCACAGGAAGAAATTGCGATAG
- a CDS encoding beta-ketoacyl-ACP synthase III: MTPLSSRLAGFGHAVPSRIVHNAEIESQLGLEDGWIERRTGIRSRHWAAEGDTLSGLAAEAGKMALEDAGIAPGEIAMTLLATSTPDHLLPPSAPLLAHKLGLRNSGAIDLAGACSGFLYALTLADGFVRAHGRAVLVVAANILSRRINPAERASAVLFADGGGAVVLAPCRDGQSGLKAAVMASDGSGYDLITIPSGGSNKPFSPEAAGDQVLMTMRDGREVFSRAVELMTRTSREAMDEAAVTVSAIDRFIPHQANLRLCDAVRHNLELEEGKLVSTIAEFGNSSAATIPLSLSVENRRKPFKPGEHLLMTAAGAGLAGGAVILAV; the protein is encoded by the coding sequence TTGACGCCTCTCTCCTCCCGCCTCGCCGGATTCGGTCATGCCGTTCCATCCCGTATCGTCCATAATGCGGAAATCGAGAGCCAACTCGGCCTCGAGGATGGCTGGATCGAAAGGCGCACCGGCATCCGATCCCGCCATTGGGCAGCCGAGGGGGACACATTGAGCGGCCTTGCAGCCGAGGCCGGAAAAATGGCCCTTGAGGACGCCGGAATTGCACCGGGCGAGATCGCCATGACCTTGCTTGCCACCTCGACGCCGGATCATCTCTTGCCACCTTCGGCGCCGCTTCTGGCGCACAAGCTCGGCTTGCGAAATTCCGGAGCCATCGATCTTGCCGGAGCTTGCTCGGGCTTCCTCTACGCGCTGACGCTGGCGGATGGCTTCGTGCGTGCGCATGGCCGGGCGGTGCTCGTCGTTGCCGCCAATATTCTCAGCCGCCGCATCAACCCTGCGGAACGCGCCAGCGCCGTTCTGTTTGCGGATGGCGGCGGCGCTGTCGTGCTTGCTCCATGCCGCGATGGTCAAAGCGGTCTCAAGGCAGCCGTGATGGCTTCAGATGGAAGTGGCTATGATCTGATTACCATCCCATCCGGCGGCAGCAACAAGCCATTTTCTCCGGAAGCCGCGGGGGACCAAGTGCTGATGACGATGCGCGATGGGCGCGAGGTCTTCTCCCGCGCTGTCGAGTTGATGACACGCACCTCACGCGAAGCGATGGATGAGGCTGCCGTAACGGTCTCCGCCATCGACCGCTTCATCCCGCATCAGGCCAATCTCCGTCTTTGCGACGCGGTTCGCCATAATCTCGAATTGGAAGAAGGCAAGCTTGTCAGCACGATCGCGGAATTCGGTAATTCGTCGGCTGCGACCATTCCGCTGTCCCTTTCCGTCGAAAATCGCCGTAAACCGTTCAAGCCGGGAGAGCATCTGCTCATGACTGCCGCCGGTGCGGGCCTGGCGGGCGGGGCTGTCATCCTCGCGGTCTAA
- a CDS encoding SDR family oxidoreductase yields MTILVTGATGRVGRHVVEQLVKRDANVRILTRDPSKANFPAAVEVVQGELLDIDALRKAFTGVSTLFLLNAVTGDEFTQAIVTLNIARESGVDRVVYLSVIHADRFVNVPHFAVKSGAERMIEQMGFSATILRPSYFIDNELMIKDVIFNYNLYPMPIGGKGVAMVDARDIAEVAAIELIRRDQAPGKLPIETINLVGPDTLTGTAVAAIWSDVLGRPVAYGGDDPTGFEQNLATFMPKWMAYEMRLMAERYVSDGMIPEAGDVERLTKILGRPLRSYRDFAAETVANA; encoded by the coding sequence ATGACCATCCTCGTTACAGGCGCCACCGGCCGCGTTGGCCGCCATGTCGTTGAACAACTCGTCAAGCGCGACGCCAATGTGCGCATCCTTACCCGCGACCCCTCAAAGGCCAACTTCCCGGCCGCAGTTGAAGTTGTTCAAGGAGAACTGCTCGATATCGACGCGCTGCGCAAAGCCTTCACCGGCGTCAGCACGTTGTTCCTCCTCAATGCGGTTACGGGAGACGAGTTCACCCAGGCGATCGTTACCCTGAACATCGCCCGCGAGTCCGGCGTCGACCGGGTAGTCTATCTGTCGGTCATTCACGCCGACCGCTTTGTCAACGTGCCGCACTTTGCCGTGAAGTCAGGGGCCGAGCGCATGATCGAACAGATGGGCTTCAGCGCCACGATCCTGCGTCCGTCCTACTTCATCGACAACGAACTCATGATCAAGGACGTGATCTTCAACTACAATCTCTATCCGATGCCGATCGGAGGTAAGGGTGTTGCCATGGTCGATGCCCGCGACATTGCCGAAGTCGCAGCCATCGAACTGATCCGTCGTGACCAGGCCCCAGGCAAGCTGCCAATCGAAACCATCAATCTGGTCGGTCCCGACACGCTAACCGGAACGGCTGTGGCAGCGATCTGGTCAGATGTCCTGGGGCGCCCGGTTGCCTATGGCGGCGATGATCCGACCGGCTTCGAGCAGAATCTGGCGACCTTCATGCCGAAGTGGATGGCGTATGAGATGCGCCTGATGGCGGAGCGCTATGTCAGCGATGGCATGATCCCCGAGGCTGGTGATGTCGAGCGTCTGACGAAGATCCTAGGCCGTCCACTGCGTTCCTATCGCGATTTTGCCGCCGAGACTGTCGCTAACGCCTGA